The following coding sequences lie in one Silene latifolia isolate original U9 population chromosome 5, ASM4854445v1, whole genome shotgun sequence genomic window:
- the LOC141655203 gene encoding protein FAR-RED IMPAIRED RESPONSE 1-like, whose protein sequence is MGGKEPKYIITDQDPEFDAKWEEIGREHNVNNIDWFEEMYVKRKQWVMAHCRDLDMGGVMRTTQRSESENSFFKRFESKSGTLVEFSMRFDSAMDQQRHTQKQIDNCNRHSFPEISTHLPIEVHGAQVYSHKVFEEFKEEAKCSIGTCTSRGFTESGSLEVTTVRDLNRDRNYEVTYCPDTLKATCSCRMLERKGIICRHVIWIYSSNGVKIIPEQCVVKRWCKDARLSKMFDCNGEATEDIDIIDGKQIAMSMCGGDSSGSWVAHGQNEE, encoded by the exons ATGGGTGGCAAAGAGCCTAAGTACATTATCACCGATCAGGATCCTG agttcgatgcaaaatgggaagaaatTGGCAGGGAACACAATGTTAATAACATTGACTGGTTTGAAGAAATGTACGTTAAAAGGAAGCAATGGGTTATGGCTCATTGTAGGGACCTAGATATGGGGGGTGTTATGAGGACaacccaaagatcagagagcgaaaatagtttttttaagagatttgagagtAAGTCAGGAACATTAGTTGAGTTTTCGATGCGTTTTGACAGCGCGATGGACCAGCAAAGACACACACAGAAACAGATTGACAACTGTAACAGACACAGTTTCCCTGAAATATCAACGCATCTACCTATCGAAGTGCACGGGGCGCAAGTGTACAGTCATAAAGTATTCGAGGAATTTAAAGAAGAGGCTAAGTGCTCAATTGGTACTTGTACAAGTAGAGGATTCACTGAGAGTGGCTCTTTAGAAGTGACCACTGTAAGAGATCTAAACAGGGACAGAAATTATGAGGTCACATACTGCCCAG ATACATTGAAAGCCACTTGTAGCTGCAGGATGCTTGAAAGGAAAGGCATTATTTGCCGGCATGTCATTTGGATTTACTCATCAAACGGAGTGAAGATTATTCCAGAACAATGTGTTGTTAAAAGATGGTGTAAAGATGCAAGGTTGTCTAAAATGTTCGATTGTAATGGTGAAGCAACTGAGGACAttgatataatagatggaaaaCAGATTGCGATGTCGATGTGTGGTGGAGATTCATCGGGCAGTTGGGTTGCTCATGGGCAAAATGAAGAATGA